From the Sebastes fasciatus isolate fSebFas1 chromosome 3, fSebFas1.pri, whole genome shotgun sequence genome, one window contains:
- the krt98 gene encoding keratin 98 yields the protein MSLSSRSYGQRTMSVYGGAGGRGTRISSAQQSYGASSGGFNLADGLDLHVGANEKATMQNLNDRLSTYLEKVHALEQENSRLDKQIRDWYQTRTVICHDHTSYYAIIDDLKDKIRIASRLNAKTILDIDNAKLAADDFKMKYENELAMRMAVEADIAGLKRVLDEMNLARMDLESQYEALKDELIMLKRNHEEELILMRSQMGGQVNVAVDASPSTDLNQTMSEIREHYETVIGKNRKDLEAWYQNKIAAVEQEVITHTEILVTTRSEIKDLKSTVQRLQIELQSNLSMKMALEGTLAETRSRYATQLASLQTMVTNLEAQLSQLCANIATTKQEYDMLLDLKTRLELEIAEYRRLLDGEDESGHKGHHSGGDSCGWKGGREQQDR from the exons ATGTCTTTGAGCAGCAGATCCTACGGTCAGAGGACCATGAGTGTCTACGGTGGAGCAGGCGGCCGTGGCACCCGCATCTCCTCAGCCCAGCAGAGCTACGGAGCATCCTCCGGAGGCTTCAACCTGGCCGATGGCCTTGACCTCCACGTCGGGGCCAACGAGAAGGCCACCATGCAGAACCTGAACGACCGTCTGTCCACCTACCTGGAGAAGGTGCATGCCCTGGAGCAGGAGAACAGCCGCCTGGACAAGCAGATCAGAGATTGGTACCAGACCAGAACTGTCATCTGCCACGACCACACCAGCTACTACGCCATCATCGACGACCTGAAGGACAAG ATTCGCATCGCCTCTAGGCTTAATGCCAAGACAATCCTGGACATTGACAACGCAAAGCTGGCTGCTGATGACTTCAAAATGAA GTATGAGAACGAGCTGGCCATGAGGATGGCTGTGGAGGCGGACATCGCTGGACTGAAGAGGGTGCTGGATGAGATGAACCTGGCCAGAATGGACCTGGAGAGTCAGTATGAGGCCCTGAAGGACGAGCTCATCATGCTCAAGAGGAATCACGAAGAG GAGCTGATTCTGATGAGGAGTCAGATGGGCGGCCAGGTCAATGTGGCCGTGGATGCTTCTCCCTCTACAGACCTGAACCAGACTATGTCAGAGATCAGGGAACACTATGAGACCGTGATCGGCAAGAACCGCAAGGACCTCGAGGCGTGGTACCAGAACAAG ATCGCGGCGGTGGAGCAGGAagtgatcacacacacagagattctGGTGACGACCCGATCAGAGATTAAGGACCTGAAGAGCACCGTCCAGAGGCTTCAGATTGAACTGCAGTCCAACCTGAGCATG AAAATGGCTCTGGAGGGCACCCTGGCCGAGACCCGGTCACGTTACGCTACACAGCTAGCAAGCCTCCAGACCATGGTCACAAACCTGGAGGCTCAGCTGTCCCAGCTCTGCGCCAACATCGCCACCACCAAGCAGGAGTACGACATGCTGCTGGACCTCAAGACGCGGCTGGAGTTGGAGATCGCGGAGTACAGGAGACTGCTGGATGGGGAGGATGAAAG tGGTCACAAAGGTCATCACAGTGGTGGAGACAGTTGTGGATGGAAGGGTGGTCGGGAGCAGCAAGACCGTTGA